A section of the Methanosarcina mazei S-6 genome encodes:
- a CDS encoding heavy metal translocating P-type ATPase — protein sequence MELAIGVYGMTCGHCQKRVADAIASLDGVESVDVNLEAERAYVNFDPEKLSPEDIMEAVRKAGYSTEREGETEEDKEKVLTESSEPAMEEEKAGQVLDSADKGLEYEDKAQGSSQACPLTETCKTAEEKVSRISGQKEGLKEITLGVSGMTCSACALNIEKVLKKENGVDSATVNLELGRANVSFDPSLISPGQIEEAIESIGYKVEKDRVTLNLQGMSCASCAANIERILNKTEGVISTSVNFPLEKAVVEFDSSRISVREIIAAVQGIGYGASVQAETVEYEDREQISRDAEILKQRNNLIIALLLGIPVSLGNMSMMFPFLSFVPDIFSNHTVLFIMSTLILLFPGRQFFAGTVKGFRHGVTDMNLLIAAGTGSAYLISVAATFLDLGPGYDVLYYDTVAFLIIFIVFGRYLETRARGRTSEAIRKLMGLRAKTSRILVDGVEKEVPVEEVVVGDIVIVRPGEKIPVDGIVVEGSSAVDESMITGESIPVEKGEGDTVIGATINRMGSFRFRATKVGADTALAQIIRLVEAAQTTKAPIQRIADVFAGNFIVTVHIIALLAFFFWFFFGYWFYGVGESEALRGTSPFLFSLLIAITVLVISCPCAVGLATPAAIMVGTGKGAENGILIKGGEALERAHKLDTIVFDKTGTLTEGTPKLTDIFAVSGREEKEVLFTAASAEKGSEHPLGEAIVRGAEEQGISLAGAKNFRSIPGKGIEAYLEDRRVLLGTRKLMEEYSISFDGLEAEMRRFEENGKTAMLVALGDEAMGLVAVADTLKENSKEAVETLKNMGIEVVMITGDNSITAGAIASEVGISRVLAEVLPEDKANEIKKLQSGGRLVGMVGDGINDAPALIQSDVGIAMGAGTDVAMESAKIVLIKNDPIDVVAALRLSRLTIRKIKQNLLWAFGYNTIGIPIAAGILYPFFHRVLITPELAAAFMALSSVSVTTNSLLMKRSRIK from the coding sequence ATGGAACTTGCGATAGGAGTTTACGGCATGACCTGTGGTCACTGCCAGAAAAGAGTAGCGGATGCTATTGCTTCACTTGATGGTGTAGAATCTGTAGATGTCAATCTCGAAGCTGAACGTGCATATGTTAATTTTGATCCTGAAAAATTAAGCCCTGAAGATATTATGGAAGCCGTCCGAAAGGCTGGCTATTCTACAGAACGCGAAGGGGAGACTGAAGAAGATAAAGAAAAAGTCCTGACGGAAAGCTCAGAGCCTGCAATGGAAGAAGAGAAAGCAGGACAGGTTTTAGACTCTGCTGATAAGGGTCTGGAATATGAGGATAAGGCGCAGGGAAGTTCTCAGGCATGTCCCCTCACAGAAACCTGCAAAACGGCAGAAGAAAAAGTCTCCCGAATTTCAGGTCAGAAAGAAGGGCTTAAAGAAATCACTCTCGGTGTTTCCGGGATGACATGTTCGGCATGCGCCCTGAATATTGAGAAAGTCCTGAAGAAAGAAAACGGAGTGGATTCCGCAACCGTTAATCTGGAACTTGGCAGGGCAAATGTTAGCTTTGATCCTTCTCTTATTTCCCCCGGGCAGATTGAAGAAGCTATCGAGTCCATCGGGTATAAAGTTGAGAAAGACAGGGTAACCCTTAACCTCCAGGGGATGAGCTGCGCATCCTGTGCTGCAAACATTGAGAGGATTCTCAATAAAACCGAGGGTGTAATCTCGACTTCCGTAAATTTTCCCCTCGAAAAAGCCGTTGTGGAATTCGATTCAAGCCGCATATCTGTCAGGGAGATTATTGCTGCAGTCCAGGGAATAGGTTATGGAGCATCAGTGCAGGCTGAGACTGTAGAATATGAAGATAGGGAACAGATCTCAAGGGACGCTGAGATCCTCAAGCAGAGAAATAACCTGATCATTGCCCTCCTCCTGGGGATCCCCGTATCTCTCGGAAATATGAGCATGATGTTCCCGTTTCTCTCTTTTGTTCCAGACATCTTTTCCAATCACACCGTGCTTTTCATCATGTCCACTCTTATTCTCCTCTTTCCGGGCAGGCAGTTTTTTGCAGGCACTGTTAAAGGCTTCAGGCACGGCGTAACCGACATGAACCTGCTGATTGCCGCGGGGACAGGGTCGGCTTATCTTATCAGTGTAGCAGCAACTTTCCTTGACCTGGGTCCAGGATATGACGTTCTCTACTACGATACCGTGGCTTTTCTGATTATTTTCATTGTCTTTGGCAGGTATCTCGAAACACGAGCCCGGGGCAGAACCTCAGAAGCTATCCGAAAGCTGATGGGGTTAAGGGCTAAAACCTCAAGGATCCTTGTAGACGGTGTGGAAAAAGAGGTCCCTGTTGAAGAGGTAGTAGTCGGAGATATTGTTATTGTCCGTCCGGGTGAAAAAATACCTGTTGACGGAATTGTGGTTGAAGGAAGCTCTGCAGTGGACGAGTCCATGATCACAGGAGAGAGCATCCCGGTTGAAAAAGGCGAAGGAGATACTGTTATTGGGGCTACCATTAACAGAATGGGATCTTTCAGGTTCAGGGCTACCAAAGTGGGGGCTGATACCGCCCTTGCCCAGATCATCAGACTTGTAGAAGCAGCTCAGACAACCAAGGCTCCTATCCAGAGGATTGCAGATGTCTTTGCCGGAAACTTCATCGTAACCGTACATATAATTGCTCTTCTGGCTTTTTTCTTCTGGTTTTTCTTTGGTTACTGGTTCTATGGGGTAGGAGAGTCCGAAGCTCTCAGGGGCACCAGCCCTTTCCTCTTTTCCCTGCTTATAGCTATCACTGTTCTTGTTATCTCCTGCCCGTGTGCAGTCGGGCTTGCAACCCCTGCAGCCATAATGGTCGGCACAGGCAAAGGGGCGGAAAACGGAATTCTTATTAAAGGAGGAGAAGCCCTTGAAAGAGCACATAAACTTGATACCATTGTTTTTGACAAAACGGGGACTCTTACTGAAGGCACCCCTAAACTGACAGATATATTTGCAGTTTCCGGACGTGAGGAAAAGGAGGTACTTTTTACTGCTGCATCGGCTGAAAAAGGGTCTGAACATCCTCTCGGAGAAGCTATTGTAAGAGGGGCGGAAGAACAGGGAATCAGCCTTGCAGGGGCAAAAAATTTCCGTTCTATTCCGGGAAAAGGAATAGAGGCCTATCTCGAGGACAGGAGGGTTCTGCTGGGCACCCGCAAGCTTATGGAAGAATATTCAATTTCTTTTGACGGTCTTGAAGCCGAGATGCGCAGGTTTGAAGAAAACGGGAAAACTGCAATGCTTGTAGCTCTAGGGGATGAAGCTATGGGGCTGGTTGCAGTTGCAGATACTCTGAAAGAGAATTCTAAAGAGGCAGTGGAGACCCTGAAGAATATGGGCATTGAAGTGGTTATGATAACCGGTGACAACTCCATTACAGCCGGGGCAATTGCATCGGAGGTCGGAATCTCAAGAGTACTTGCCGAGGTTCTGCCAGAAGACAAAGCAAACGAAATCAAGAAGCTCCAGAGCGGAGGCAGGCTTGTTGGAATGGTAGGCGACGGGATAAATGATGCCCCTGCCCTTATACAGTCGGACGTGGGGATCGCAATGGGAGCAGGCACGGATGTGGCAATGGAATCCGCAAAAATTGTGCTTATTAAAAATGACCCCATAGACGTGGTAGCAGCCCTTCGCCTGAGCAGGCTTACCATTCGTAAGATCAAGCAGAACCTTCTCTGGGCTTTCGGGTACAATACAATAGGCATCCCTATTGCAGCCGGAATTCTTTATCCTTTTTTTCACAGAGTTCTTATTACGCCTGAACTGGCTGCTGCTTTTATGGCATTAAGTTCGGTTTCGGTGACAACCAATTCCCTTCTGATGAAAAGAAGCAGGATTAAGTAA
- a CDS encoding heavy-metal-associated domain-containing protein, translating into MDDMICKYCKDTVTRLITSISGVSCVNVNVPERTVNVTYDSRITDAHVIRMTLLEAGYKNVREPMNAF; encoded by the coding sequence GTGGATGACATGATTTGCAAGTACTGTAAAGACACGGTTACCAGACTTATTACCTCTATTAGCGGGGTTTCATGTGTAAATGTGAATGTACCGGAAAGGACGGTAAACGTGACTTATGACAGCCGGATAACTGATGCACACGTCATCAGGATGACCCTGCTCGAAGCGGGTTATAAAAATGTAAGAGAGCCCATGAACGCTTTTTAA
- a CDS encoding heavy-metal-associated domain-containing protein produces the protein MVSKFFLINILEVETITQETIKVEGMSCGHCVMRVKKAIEDVQGVKKVDVSLENKQAVVEFDEEKTDVEKIKAAVRESGYEPA, from the coding sequence ATGGTAAGCAAATTCTTTCTGATAAATATATTGGAGGTTGAAACGATTACTCAGGAAACTATAAAAGTCGAAGGTATGTCCTGTGGGCATTGTGTTATGAGGGTTAAAAAAGCAATTGAAGATGTACAGGGTGTAAAGAAAGTAGACGTCAGCCTTGAGAACAAACAGGCTGTTGTCGAATTTGATGAAGAGAAAACAGATGTTGAGAAAATAAAGGCTGCAGTCCGAGAAAGCGGGTATGAACCAGCTTGA
- a CDS encoding 4Fe-4S dicluster domain-containing protein has product MGMLNLVLSNISHKPATRLYPFEIRETYKEFKGRIVINPENCILCGLCQKKCPPDAITVTKADKTWEINLFRCIMCTECVTGCPKDCLSISNERPKTGAKETVKVVVPIVEKPKAASKAASPK; this is encoded by the coding sequence ATGGGTATGCTAAACCTTGTATTATCAAACATTTCTCATAAACCGGCTACCAGACTTTATCCCTTCGAGATAAGGGAAACTTATAAAGAGTTTAAAGGAAGGATTGTTATCAATCCTGAAAACTGTATCCTCTGCGGGCTATGTCAAAAGAAATGTCCACCGGATGCGATTACAGTTACCAAAGCAGACAAAACGTGGGAAATCAACCTGTTCCGGTGTATTATGTGCACAGAGTGCGTTACTGGTTGCCCGAAAGACTGCCTATCAATATCCAATGAAAGGCCAAAAACCGGTGCGAAAGAAACTGTTAAAGTAGTGGTTCCGATAGTAGAGAAACCAAAAGCGGCATCAAAAGCAGCGTCTCCAAAATAA
- a CDS encoding hydrogenase large subunit, with product MTTVIPFGPQHPVLPEPVALKLELDDDIVVGALPSIGYVHRGLEKFIDTKDYVQTTYICERICGICSALHGITYTRAVEKLFDLEPPERAQYIRVIVGELNRLHSHLLWLGLFADGFGFESLFYECWKYREGVQDAAERICGNRVIHSISKVGGVTRDLTKEHTDMLLKLCDTLEDQVKNIEKVFVNNYTVKKRTKGLGVMSKQVAYELGTAGPTLRGSDNAIDVRDIDDWAIYKDLGFKTAVEKDGDCYSRTKVRINEVLNSIEIIRNAISRLPNGDISVPVKGFPTGEAIMRTEQPRGEVVYYVKGNGTKNLERLKIRTPTFANIPSLLVMLPGVKLADVPIIVLTIDPCISCTER from the coding sequence ATGACAACTGTAATACCTTTTGGTCCTCAGCACCCCGTTTTACCCGAACCGGTAGCGTTGAAACTTGAGCTTGACGACGATATTGTTGTTGGAGCACTTCCTTCAATAGGCTATGTGCACAGAGGGCTTGAGAAGTTCATAGACACAAAGGACTATGTTCAAACAACATACATTTGTGAAAGAATCTGTGGAATATGCAGTGCCCTCCATGGTATAACTTATACACGGGCAGTTGAGAAATTATTCGATTTAGAACCCCCTGAAAGAGCTCAGTATATCAGGGTAATAGTTGGTGAACTCAATAGACTCCACAGTCACCTTCTCTGGCTTGGTCTGTTTGCTGATGGTTTTGGATTTGAAAGCCTTTTTTATGAATGCTGGAAGTACAGAGAAGGAGTACAGGATGCAGCGGAAAGAATCTGTGGAAACAGGGTTATACACTCAATATCAAAGGTCGGAGGAGTTACCAGAGATTTGACCAAAGAACATACTGATATGCTTCTGAAACTGTGCGATACACTGGAAGACCAAGTTAAAAACATTGAAAAGGTGTTCGTAAATAATTACACCGTTAAGAAAAGAACTAAGGGATTAGGTGTAATGTCAAAGCAGGTAGCATATGAGTTGGGAACTGCCGGTCCTACATTGAGAGGAAGCGATAACGCCATTGACGTAAGAGATATAGATGACTGGGCAATTTATAAGGATCTCGGTTTTAAGACAGCTGTGGAGAAAGACGGAGATTGTTACTCAAGAACTAAAGTAAGGATCAACGAAGTACTTAATTCTATTGAAATAATAAGAAATGCAATCTCCAGGCTGCCTAATGGCGACATTTCAGTACCTGTAAAGGGCTTCCCTACCGGTGAAGCAATTATGAGAACAGAGCAGCCCAGAGGTGAAGTTGTATATTACGTGAAAGGTAACGGTACTAAAAACCTGGAAAGGCTTAAAATTAGGACTCCTACCTTTGCAAACATACCTTCACTGCTAGTAATGCTCCCAGGCGTAAAACTCGCTGATGTTCCTATAATTGTACTCACTATAGACCCCTGCATTAGCTGCACTGAAAGATGA
- a CDS encoding NADH-quinone oxidoreductase subunit C, protein MLKNEVEIKSSEELLKTVEQLKKDGYRNATMICLKANDGHDLIYVFEKDYKLKNLRYFLKPGEKPKSISGIYLGALLIENEYQDLFGLTFEGLAIDYKGYLYLTPNSPKAPLA, encoded by the coding sequence ATGCTTAAGAATGAGGTAGAAATTAAAAGTAGCGAAGAGCTGCTAAAAACCGTAGAGCAATTAAAAAAGGATGGCTATCGAAACGCTACTATGATATGCCTGAAAGCTAACGATGGTCATGATTTGATCTATGTCTTTGAAAAAGATTATAAACTGAAAAACCTGAGGTACTTTTTGAAACCAGGTGAGAAGCCCAAGAGTATATCAGGCATTTATCTAGGTGCACTCTTGATCGAGAATGAGTACCAGGATCTCTTCGGATTGACTTTCGAAGGTTTAGCAATAGACTATAAAGGCTACCTTTACTTAACGCCAAACAGTCCGAAAGCTCCTTTAGCCTAA
- a CDS encoding NADH-quinone oxidoreductase subunit B family protein has protein sequence MSLAKSPWIIHVNCNSCNGCDIEVVACLTPLYDAERFGVLNIGTPKQADIMVVTGSVNYKNVNVLKNLYNQIPDPKVVLAVGACASTGGIFHNCYNVIGGVDQIIPVDAYVPGCCPRPEAILDGVVAALSILENKKKGNIKGKEVPLKGKEVPSNA, from the coding sequence ATGAGTTTAGCAAAATCACCATGGATCATACATGTGAATTGTAACAGCTGCAATGGCTGTGACATTGAGGTAGTAGCCTGTCTTACCCCTTTATATGATGCTGAAAGATTTGGCGTTTTAAATATCGGTACTCCCAAGCAAGCTGATATAATGGTAGTTACAGGCTCTGTAAATTATAAAAATGTCAATGTACTCAAAAATCTTTACAACCAGATCCCGGACCCGAAGGTTGTTTTAGCTGTCGGTGCCTGTGCATCTACTGGTGGGATATTCCATAACTGCTATAATGTTATAGGCGGAGTGGACCAGATAATACCCGTAGATGCATATGTTCCCGGGTGCTGTCCAAGGCCCGAAGCCATACTTGACGGCGTAGTAGCAGCACTTTCAATACTTGAAAATAAGAAGAAAGGGAACATCAAAGGAAAAGAAGTACCATTGAAAGGAAAAGAGGTGCCATCGAATGCTTAA
- a CDS encoding respiratory chain complex I subunit 1 family protein — MVAMNDVLLAILVLIGAPIIGCLASGIDRKITARLQGRVGPPLLQPYYDVRKLMSKENMIVNGSQNFYVVVYLVFIILSLLMLIFRADMLMIIFVYTVASLALIVGGMSTGSPYARVGSSREIMAILSYEPVLILYALAIYLVTGTFKVSALLEASTPLLIYTPLLFIAMIVVLNIKLKKSPFDYSTSHHGHQELVKGMTTEYSGPGFATIEIAHFYEYVFLTGLIFLFWASTPIIGLLLGIIAFLLVIVIDNITARVYWQWMLKLSWTFLLAISLVNIVYLYVSGVKLV, encoded by the coding sequence ATGGTAGCTATGAACGATGTTTTGCTAGCTATTCTTGTTCTGATTGGTGCTCCTATCATAGGCTGTTTAGCTTCGGGGATTGACAGGAAAATCACTGCAAGACTGCAGGGTAGAGTCGGTCCACCTCTTTTACAGCCGTACTATGATGTCAGGAAGCTCATGAGTAAAGAAAACATGATCGTAAACGGCTCTCAGAACTTTTACGTAGTCGTGTACCTGGTCTTTATCATTCTGAGCCTCTTGATGTTAATATTCAGGGCAGACATGCTGATGATAATATTCGTATATACTGTAGCTTCTCTGGCTCTTATTGTAGGAGGTATGAGCACCGGTTCTCCATATGCCAGAGTAGGAAGTTCAAGGGAGATCATGGCTATACTTTCTTATGAGCCGGTTTTGATTTTATATGCCCTTGCAATCTACCTGGTCACCGGCACTTTCAAAGTATCCGCGCTGTTAGAAGCATCCACTCCTCTGCTGATATATACGCCTCTTTTATTCATAGCAATGATAGTTGTTCTGAATATAAAATTGAAAAAATCGCCCTTTGATTATTCAACCTCTCACCACGGTCACCAGGAACTGGTTAAAGGTATGACAACCGAATATTCAGGGCCAGGATTTGCCACAATTGAGATTGCTCACTTCTATGAATACGTGTTCTTAACCGGACTAATATTCTTATTCTGGGCATCAACTCCAATAATAGGTTTGCTTCTGGGTATCATTGCTTTCTTGCTGGTAATCGTAATAGACAATATTACTGCAAGAGTTTACTGGCAATGGATGCTCAAATTGAGCTGGACATTCCTGTTAGCAATTTCACTTGTGAACATAGTGTACCTGTACGTAAGTGGAGTAAAATTAGTGTGA
- a CDS encoding NADH-quinone oxidoreductase subunit 5 family protein, whose amino-acid sequence MIETTVMLLIAVPLLFSFLFLGLGKSMYKVLAWAFFVFGVIASVQLVRDGVGVYEITGPDFAMLENVVLVLEVLVILFILAVSAKYKNWPTLVLGIISAAVFAYTFTNAPHAESAVFNIDQFSQVMILIVNIVGTAIILFATGYMDEYEEHRHLNRQRTFYFTMSFFLASMNGLVMADTLGWLFLFWELTTLCSFVLISYNMDQEGINNGFRALALNLVGGIALSVGIIILALNYDIGTLSGIGIYAGTDATAMAAVALPVALLCIGGFAKSAQMPFQSWLLGAMVAPTPVSALLHSSTMVNAGVFLVVKLVPAFAGSSLGTAIAVYGSFTFVMCSALALSQRNAKRVLAYSTIANLGLIIASAGIGTPLAVAAAIMLILFHAISKALLFLCTGEIEHTIGSRDIEDMAGLIKKAPYLTTLAALGMVSMLLPPFGVLLTKWVSMEAASNNPIVIVFLILGSALTTVYYAKWLGTILSSTMDKYAVHNKRAETYFPLSVLGFSIVVSSVLVFSIYDYFIKPQVEILLNTAPAISGEAGQFTSEIGAFAYAAIFAVLALAIILYLATRSMFTPRMAGYYMCGENNMERDKLMFRNGLCTYDKSNVSNIYLQNTFGENKLTTLGYAISIILIVIALAGGVL is encoded by the coding sequence ATGATAGAAACAACAGTAATGCTATTAATCGCAGTACCCCTACTTTTTTCGTTTTTATTCCTGGGTCTTGGCAAAAGTATGTACAAAGTTCTTGCCTGGGCTTTCTTTGTATTTGGGGTAATTGCTTCAGTTCAGTTAGTTCGGGATGGTGTTGGTGTTTATGAAATAACTGGACCAGATTTTGCAATGTTAGAAAATGTTGTCCTTGTACTCGAAGTACTGGTTATACTATTCATTCTTGCTGTGTCAGCAAAATACAAAAACTGGCCTACACTTGTACTCGGAATAATTTCAGCAGCTGTATTTGCCTACACTTTTACTAATGCTCCGCATGCTGAAAGCGCTGTTTTTAATATTGATCAATTTTCTCAGGTAATGATATTAATTGTCAATATAGTCGGTACTGCGATCATACTATTCGCAACCGGTTATATGGATGAATATGAAGAACACAGGCATTTAAACAGACAGAGAACATTCTATTTCACAATGAGTTTCTTCCTGGCATCCATGAACGGTCTTGTCATGGCTGACACTCTCGGATGGCTGTTTCTCTTCTGGGAACTGACAACTCTTTGTTCATTCGTCTTGATCTCATACAACATGGACCAGGAAGGAATAAACAATGGTTTCAGAGCTCTGGCTTTAAACCTGGTTGGTGGAATTGCTTTATCTGTAGGCATAATTATTCTAGCTCTAAATTATGATATAGGCACCCTTTCCGGAATTGGAATTTACGCTGGAACTGATGCAACAGCGATGGCCGCTGTAGCCCTTCCCGTTGCCTTACTCTGTATCGGAGGCTTTGCGAAATCCGCTCAGATGCCCTTCCAGAGCTGGCTCCTGGGTGCAATGGTAGCTCCAACTCCGGTTTCTGCCTTACTGCACTCAAGCACAATGGTTAATGCCGGTGTGTTTTTAGTCGTCAAACTTGTACCAGCTTTTGCGGGCTCAAGTCTCGGTACAGCTATTGCAGTTTACGGAAGCTTTACCTTCGTCATGTGCTCGGCTTTAGCCTTATCCCAGAGAAACGCAAAAAGAGTTCTCGCTTATTCTACAATTGCAAACCTGGGATTAATTATCGCAAGTGCAGGAATTGGTACACCTCTGGCTGTAGCTGCTGCAATTATGCTTATCCTGTTCCACGCAATATCCAAAGCTCTTCTCTTCCTCTGCACAGGTGAAATTGAGCACACCATAGGAAGCAGAGATATTGAAGACATGGCAGGGTTAATTAAAAAGGCTCCATATCTCACAACCCTTGCAGCGCTGGGAATGGTATCCATGCTGTTGCCTCCTTTTGGTGTGCTGCTCACAAAATGGGTGTCGATGGAAGCTGCTTCTAACAACCCTATTGTGATAGTCTTCCTTATACTCGGAAGTGCACTCACAACAGTGTATTATGCTAAATGGCTCGGAACAATCCTGTCCTCAACCATGGATAAATATGCAGTTCACAACAAGAGAGCGGAAACATATTTCCCACTTTCAGTCCTCGGGTTTTCAATTGTAGTTTCAAGCGTTCTTGTGTTTTCAATATATGACTACTTCATCAAACCTCAGGTTGAAATACTGCTCAATACTGCTCCTGCTATTTCAGGAGAAGCCGGACAATTCACCTCTGAAATAGGGGCATTTGCTTATGCAGCAATATTCGCAGTGCTTGCTCTGGCTATTATCCTCTATCTCGCTACAAGAAGCATGTTCACTCCACGTATGGCTGGATATTACATGTGTGGAGAAAACAACATGGAAAGGGACAAATTAATGTTCAGAAATGGGCTTTGCACCTACGATAAAAGTAATGTCTCCAATATATATCTCCAGAACACTTTTGGAGAAAATAAACTTACAACGCTTGGATATGCAATTTCCATAATTCTTATTGTAATTGCATTGGCAGGAGGGGTACTATAA